Below is a window of Oceanibaculum nanhaiense DNA.
GAAGACCGGCGGCAAGCGCATTGGCAACAAGGGCTATTTCTTCGAGCCGACGGTGCTGACCGACGTGTCGGACGATGCCCGCATCCTGCATGAGGAGCCGTTCGGCCCGGTCGCCCCGATCATGCCGTTCAGCAGCTTCGACGAGGTGGTGAAGGAGGCCAACCGCCTGCCCTACGGCCTGGCGGCTTATGCCTACACCAACTCCGCCAAGACTGCGAACGCCATCGGCGCCGCCGTCGAGAGCGGCATGGTATCGATCAACCATCACGGCCTGGCCCTGCCGGAAGTGCCGTTCGGCGGCATCAAGGACAGCGGTTATGGCAGCGAGGGCGGTTCGGAAGCCATTGAGGCCTATCTGAACACCAAGTTCGTCACACAAGCCGGCCTGTAAGGGGCTGGCCTGTAAGCCGGTCCTGCCGACAAGAAAAAAGGCCGTCACCCTCGCGGGTGGCGGCCTTTTTCGTGTCGTGCGGCAAGAAGATCAGGCGGTCTGGCCTAGGCGGTCTGCCCGGCCCCGTCGCCCAGCTTGGAGGCCAGCGAGGCTTCCAGGAAGCGGTCGATATCGCCATCCAGCACGGCGCCGGAATTGCCGGTCTCAACCCCGGTGCGCAGGTCCTTCACCATCTGATAGGGCTGCAGCACATAGGAGCGGATCTGGTGCCCCCAGCCGATGTCGGTCTTGGCGTCTTCCTGCGCCTGCGCCGCCTCCTCGCGCAGCTGCAATTCCCGCTCATACAGACGCGCCTTCAGCATCGAGAAGGCGGTAGCGCGGTTCTTGTGCTGCGAGCGGTCGCTCTGGCACTGCACCACGATGCCGGTCGGGATATGGGTGATGCGGATGGCACTGTCGGTCTTGTTGACGTGCTGGCCGCCGGCCCCCGAGGCCCGGTAGGTGTCGATGCGCAGGTCCTTTTCCTCGTATTCCACCTCGATCTCGTCATCGACCACGGGATAGACCCACACCGAGGAAAAGCTGGTGTGGCGCCTGGCCTGCGAATCGAACGGCGAGATGCGCACCAGCCGGTGCACGCCGCTTTCATGCTTCAGCCAGCCATAGGCATTCGGGCCAGTGATCTTCAGCGTGGCCGATTTCAGCCCGGCTTCTTCGCCGGCGCTTTCTTCCAGCCATTCGACCTTGTAGTCATGCTGCTCGGCCCAGCGTGTGTACATGCGCGACAGCATCAAGGCCCAGTCCTGCGCCTCGGTGCCGCCAGCGCCGGCATGCACTTCAAGATAGCAGTCATTGCTGTCCGCCTCGCCCGACAGCAGGCTTTCCAGCTGCTTCTTGGCCGCGATCTCGCGCAGCCGAGCCAGTACCTTCTCGGCCTCGGTGACGACATCCTGGTCGCCCTCCATCTCGCCGAGTTCGATCAGTTCCAGCGTATCGTTCAGCTCGCGCTCGATGGCGCGATAGCCCTCGATGCCCTTTTCCAGCTGGGTGCGCTCGCGCAGCAGCTTCTGCGCCTTGTCGCTGTCGTTCCACAAATTGGGATCGGCCGTGAGGGCATTCAGCTCGTCGAACCGGGAAACCGCACGATCCCAGTCAAAGATGCCTCCTCAGCAGCGCCAACGAGTCTCTGATCTCGTCGGCGACCGCTTGAATTTCCGCGCGCATCGCGTCTCTCCAAATCCAGTCAGGTTGCCGGCGGCATGCCGGCAGGAAGCGCCCTTAATACAGGCCGCCGAGCCCGGTCGCAACCGGCGCCCTTTCATCTCCGGTCGTGGTATCG
It encodes the following:
- the prfB gene encoding peptide chain release factor 2 (programmed frameshift), translating into MRAEIQAVADEIRDSLALLRRHLDWDRAVSRFDELNALTADPNLWNDSDKAQKLLRERTQLEKGIEGYRAIERELNDTLELIELGEMEGDQDVVTEAEKVLARLREIAAKKQLESLLSGEADSNDCYLEVHAGAGGTEAQDWALMLSRMYTRWAEQHDYKVEWLEESAGEEAGLKSATLKITGPNAYGWLKHESGVHRLVRISPFDSQARRHTSFSSVWVYPVVDDEIEVEYEEKDLRIDTYRASGAGGQHVNKTDSAIRITHIPTGIVVQCQSDRSQHKNRATAFSMLKARLYERELQLREEAAQAQEDAKTDIGWGHQIRSYVLQPYQMVKDLRTGVETGNSGAVLDGDIDRFLEASLASKLGDGAGQTA